TAGTGAGGCCACAGTTGGAGCTTTGATCGGGATCGCTTTGGCATGGGGTGTGGAGCAGATCAGGAAAAGGACGAATCATTGATCCTTTTCCGGGGCTGGGGGCTTGTCATCCTTTTCTCTTCCGGGTTTAGTTCCCCTTTGGCTTAACGGTTGAGCCCAGAAATCGATAAAATCCCATCGCCAGACCGAATCTGCAAGGTTTATTTCAAATAAGTTTTCGTCATCCATCGTTTTATCAATAAAAATTCTTACCGATAAAAGTAGGGTAAAGATGGAAACTTCAACGTGCAAAGTATATAAATCGACCGTTCAAATCGTTCAAAAGTAAGAAAAAACGACGTGACAAATTGTACGATATGCGCTTGTAGAGGGAGAATTTTGAATGATATGCACAAATGATGATAATTAAAGAGCTTGTTTGCCAGAATGTTATTGCACGTTTTTTGATATATTTGCATGATATGAGTATGCAAACATGGATTTCGATTCTCACGAACCTGTTTCCGGTGATCTCGGCCTTGACCTGTTGCCTGTTAATGATACTTACCTACAAGGATAGTGTGCGGGAGGAAGAGCGTTACTTGAAACGGGGTTTATTCTTTTTCTATTTCTCGGTCGCTTTCGGGTGGGCCTGCGTGATCATCTACACGTGGTCGCCTCGTCTTTTCGTCTATTTGAATAGCTTGTGTTATTGTTCATTTATCATGATGTCCGTGACATTCTATCATGTTGTTTTCTGGTTGACGCGGGTAGATTCTTCCGAGCATTTTTCCATGCGGCACTACTATCTGCCCGTGTTGATCCCGGTGATTCTCCTTGTGTGGAGCCTTTTCGTGCCTTTGGACGTGCAGGTGGCGATCGTGGCCGTGGATAGCCCGCTGGAAGATGTTTATTTTTATTTTACTCGTTTTTTCACTTCCCAGTTGATGGTGGCGTTCCTGTTTTGTCTTTGTTATACTTTGCTGGGGCTGAAACGTCTGTTCCGCTACTGGCGTGTTATGCGGGAACGGTTGGGAGATATGAAAGAGCCACCCTTGCGTTGGCTGGGATGCGTGTTGCTCCTGTTTCTCTTTTCTTTATGTATGCCCTTGTTGGATCCTCTTTTCGCCGAGAGTTACTGGCTTGATTTTCTCCCGATTGGAATTTTGTTGTTACAATATTCGATCGTGGCTTATAATATTATTGTCGGAAATTACGTTTTGTGTTCTTGCGTGGAGGAATCGTCCGGTGATCGGCAGGAGATCAAAAAAACGCCCCTACTGAACAAGGAGAGGTTCGAGAAATATATCCGGGAAGAAAAGCCTTACTTGAACCCGGAATTGAAAATAACGGACCTAACCGGGGAGTTACAGACCAATCGTACGTATCTTTCCACGTTTATTAACCGTACGTATGGGATGAATTTTAATACCTATATTAATGATTGTCGCCTGCGTGAGATGAAAGCTTTTTTGGCTGATTCAACTTGTGCGGGAGTGAGCATGACGGATTTGGCGATTCGTGCCGGTTTTGGTTGTTATCATAGTTATCGACGGGCAAAAAAGAGAAATATCACAAATTTCTAAAAAAAATCATGATTTCTTTTCACCCTAATTGATCTGTTTCTCGCTTTACGTGTAGAAAGCTGAAAAGGGAAGGCTTTACTCTAAAAACGAGATAATATGAGTACAAAAGACGAAAAATATTGGTTACAGGCGATATTGGAGGGCAAGGTCAAGCCGGGAGATGCCGGGTGGGAGAGAA
The window above is part of the Butyricimonas paravirosa genome. Proteins encoded here:
- a CDS encoding AraC family transcriptional regulator, producing MMIIKELVCQNVIARFLIYLHDMSMQTWISILTNLFPVISALTCCLLMILTYKDSVREEERYLKRGLFFFYFSVAFGWACVIIYTWSPRLFVYLNSLCYCSFIMMSVTFYHVVFWLTRVDSSEHFSMRHYYLPVLIPVILLVWSLFVPLDVQVAIVAVDSPLEDVYFYFTRFFTSQLMVAFLFCLCYTLLGLKRLFRYWRVMRERLGDMKEPPLRWLGCVLLLFLFSLCMPLLDPLFAESYWLDFLPIGILLLQYSIVAYNIIVGNYVLCSCVEESSGDRQEIKKTPLLNKERFEKYIREEKPYLNPELKITDLTGELQTNRTYLSTFINRTYGMNFNTYINDCRLREMKAFLADSTCAGVSMTDLAIRAGFGCYHSYRRAKKRNITNF